The window TGGCGGTTCCGGTGAAGACGTCCTGCCCGACGCCGGTGACGATCTGCTGGAGGTATTCCTCGGCCGCGACATTATCCAGCGCCGCGTGCGGCTGACTGACGCGTTCGATCATGCGCTGCAGATTGGCCCCGTCGACGGCGCCCTGTCCGATCGCCAAGGCCAGCGATCGCGGATCGTTCATCAACTCCTGGCGCACGGCGATATCCGCGGCGCCGGTCCCGTTGAAGAAGGTGTTGATCCCCGCCGCCGCCAACAATCCCGAGGTGTCGCTGTCGGCCAGCGCCGCGATCGTAAAACTGTCGCCGTTGTTAAGCGTCCCGGGACCCATCGACAGGAAGACGCCCTGTCCGATCTCGATCCGGTCCAGCGAGGCGTAGCCGGTCCCGACATTGAGGGTTTTGACGACCGCCCCGGCAGCATTGGTAACGACCACGCGGAGCCCATCGGTGGCGCCGACCTGGCCCGAGCCGCTGACCGTGCATGTGTAGACCTCGTTCGACGAACCGCTGTACAGCCCGCTGACAGCCGCTTCGGCCGTGCCGGTAATGGCGCTGCTGTCGGGCCGGACGGACAGAGCCGGCAGGAAGTCGAAGGTGTACCCATCGGCAGCGGTAATGTTCATCGCGCCGTTGAACCGCGAGGCGGTGATGTTGTCCAGCGCGTCGAGCCTGGCGACGATGCCGGCCATCGAGTCATGCTGCGGGTCGACGCTGATTTCATGGCGCGTGACCTGGCCGGTGGCTTCATTGGTCACGCGGATGAAGAAACTGCCGGGCGACACGTTGTTCAGCGCGGCGGCGATAGGACCGTCATCCACGCTCTGGCCGGTTACCTGGGTAAACCCGCCGGTGGTCCCCACGCCCTGGGAGTGCAGTTGGTTGATGTCGCTGATCAGTTGGCCGGCCAGGCTGTCCAGGCGAGCCTGGAGGGCGGGAATGTAGTCGTTGGCCAGCGTCAACAGGGCGCCGATCCTGCCGCCATCGACGTCGGTTTGAAGATTGCCCGCGCCCTTGATCGTCACGCCGATGGTGTTTCCCACGCCGATCCCGGATTCGATCTCCACCGCATGACTGCCCAGCACCAGCGGCGTTCCCATCGCCAGAACGTTCTGGACAGTTCCGCCGGGCTGGATCTGCGCCTCGACGCCGATCAGTTCCGCCAGTTCGGCGACGGCCTGATCGCGATTATCCTGTATCAGGTTGCCTCCGCCGCCGGCGAAGAGGACCTGGCCGATCTGCCCGTTGGCGATGGCGATCTGCTGCGTGAGGGAGTTGACCTGTTCGCTCAACACCGAGACCTGCGAGAAAAGCTGCCGGCGCAGGTCCGACAGGAATCCCGAAAGATTGCGGAACTGCGAGGCCATGCCATCGGCCGACCAGATCACCTGCTGGCGCAGCGCCGGGCTGTTGGGATCGGTGGACAGTTCGCTCAGGGCGCTGGTGAACTGGTCCATCGCCGAACCGAGGGAGTTGGAGTCCAGCCCGCCCAGGGCGCTTTCGATGGTCTGCAGAATGCTGGTCCGCTGGTCGGCTTGGCCCAGGCGGGTCGTCTGCTGAAGGATCTGTCGCTGCAGCAGCTCATCGACGCAGCGTTTGACCGCCACGACCTCCGCGCCGCCGAGGGATATCTTTCCCTGACGGCTCAGTTCGAGCGATGCGATCTGGAGTTCCTGGCGGTTGTAGCCCGGAGTGGTGGCGTTGGTGATATTGGTGCCGACCAGGTCCAGCGATTGCTGGGCGACGCGAAGCCCCGTCAGTCCTATGAGGTAGCTGGACACTATCGCTCCGTATTAAGCAGCCCGCCGTCGCGTTGCCCGTGAGGGCGCCCGCCGGCGTCGTAAGTCTCCACGGCTGAACCGCGCCCCAACAGCGTATCGAGCAGCAGGCGATTGATCCGGGAGCATTCGGCCAGCAGGATGGCCGTTTCCAGGTGCCGGCGGCGGAGGCGCCGCAATCGCTGGAAGATCTCGCCGCAGAGTCGCTCGATGCCGCCGGCGGAGTCGCCGTCGAGGGCGCGGGCCAGTTGCCTCAGTCTCAAGGGCGGGCGCCCGGGCGATATGGCGTCGCTCAGCTCGGCGCGGCGGCGGGCGATATCCATGTCCAGGCGAGACTGTTCGATATCGGTATGGGCGATGGTCGCCATCAGCGCTTCCAGCGCCGCGTCGTCCGAAACCATCACCGCCTCGCGCAGGCGCTCCATCTGCTGTTCCTTCTGATCGAGCAGATCGGCTTCGCGTTGCAGCGCCTCGACCAGCGACTCGGACAGTTCCGTCACGGACCCCTGCGAGAGAATCATGGCCGCACCTCCGCCGCCGCCGCCTGCGAGGGAGCGATCTGGCGTGCGATGCTCTTCCACAACCCCAGGCCGCCCTTGCTGGAAAGGTCTTGCGCCAGGTGGTAGTAGAACATGTCCATCACCTGCTTTCCGCCGGTTTCTTCCAGCATCCCGCCGTCCTCGACGGTATTGCCCATTTCCTGAACGAGTTGGGTCAGCAGGATGGACTCGAAGCTCTTGGCCGCCTCGACGACGGCCTTGTCGTGCTGCCTGGCACCCGCGGCGGCGATCTGCGGCATCGCCTGCGGCGGGAGGACGCTGATTGGTATCGAAGGCATGTCCATCAGATCACCTTCAGTTCCGCCTGGAGGGCGCCGGCCTGGCGGAGCGCCTCAAAAATACTGATCAGGTCGCGCGGCGTCATGCCCAGGGCGTTGAGCGCGCGGGCCAGTTCCGAAACGCTGACTTTGCGCCGCAGGACGTTGAGCGTGCCCTTCTCCTCCACCACGTCGATCTGCGTGCGCTTGACCTTCTCGGTGTTGCCGGTCTTGGCGAAGGGCGAGGGCTGCGAGACCATCTCCTTTTCCTGCGTCACGATCGCCAGGTTTCCGTGGGCGATGGCCACAGCCGAGATCGACACGTTCTCCCCCACCACGATCGTGCCGTTGCGCGAGTCGATCACCACCACCGCCGGCGTGTCGACCGTCACGCTCAGGGCCTCAATCGCGGTGACCATCTCAGTCACGGTCTCGGGCTTGGCATCCTTGGGCAGCGAGACGCGGACGGCCGCGGCGTCGATGGCGGCGGCCGCTTGCGGATACTTCTCGTTGATCGCCGTGGCGATGGCCTGGGCAGTGGCGAAGTCTGGGTTCCGGAGCTGCAGCGTCATGAAGCCTTCGCGGACGAAGACGGCCACTTCGTCGCGCTCGATGGTGCCGCCGTTGGGGATGCGTCCCACCGTCGGATGGTTTTTTGAAACCGAGGCCGCCGCGCCCGAGGCGCCGAACCCGCCCACCGACAACTGCCCCGAGGCCACCGCGTACGGCTGACCGTCGGCCGCGACCAGCTCGGTCATCAGCAGCGTTCCGCCCTGAAGGCTGCCGCAGTTGCCGATGGCCGAGACGGTCACATCAATCTTGCCGCCGCTGCGGGCGAAGGGGGGCAGGTCGGCCGTCACCAGAACGCTGGCGATGTTCTTGCTGGCCACGTCGTCCGGCGAGAGGACCAGCCCCGTGCGGCGCAGGACGTTGGCCAGCGCCCGCTTGCTGGCGATCGAGTTGTCGCCGGTGCCGTTGAGCCCGATGACCAGGCCATAGCCCCACACGGGGTTTCCGCGGACGCCCTTGATGTCGACGATGTCTTTGATGCGCTCGGCGCGGGCCGTCCCGGCGGCGATCAGGACTGCCGCCATGCCCGCCGCCGCCCACCATGTACTGTTGCGTGTCATATCGTTCACCGCTGCCGCTTACGAAGGACTGATTACGTTGAGGATCGCGTCGAGCCATCCCGGTCGCACGAACGTGTCGCTCTGGCCGCGGTCGTAGGTGACGAACTGGAACTCGGCGATCTTTGCGCTGGAGATCGTGTTGGCGTAGGTAATGTCGCTGAGCCTGACGATCCCGCTGATCTGGACGTACTGGACGTTGCCGCCGACCTGGCGCTTGCGCGTGCCCATGATCACCAGGTTGCCGTTGGGGTGAACGTCGTAGACCGTGACGGTGATCGAATCGGCGATCGAGCGGTTGCTGCCGTAGTCGCTCTTGCCGTCGAACTTGTTGCCCGAGGAAGCACTGAGATCGACCGTCGGCGCCACGTACGTTTTGTCCTCGATATCCTTGAGGCCGAAGATCTTCTCCGCCCACGCTCCGAGCATGTTGCCCAGCTTCACCGTGCCGCTCATCTTGGCGGCGCGCGACGTCGTCTTCTCCATGGTGTTGTTGGTCGTGTTGCTGACCTCGCTGATCTCGGCGATCTGCACCGTCAGCGAATCGCCGACCTTGCGGGCCGTGTCGTCGGTGGTGACCGTCGAGACGCCCCGGCGGGTCGCGCGGGCGTAAATCGAATCGGCGCCGCACGGGCACGCCGCCCCCAGCAACGCCGCGACCATCAGCAATGCCACGCGGATCTTCATCGTCTCACCTCGCTCGTTTGCGGCTGCACTGACGCGTCGGCCAGCACGATGCCCGACACGATGCGCTTGGAATCGACGTTGCGAACCTTGATATATTGCCCTTCGTACCCGTCCTCGAGGGCCTGGCCCATCGCCGAGACGGTGAAGCCCTCGCCCACGATCCGCATCGTCACGGCCTGGTTGCGGCGCACGAGCACCTCGGGCTTGGCCTGGCGAACCAGCGAGGACCGAATCGCCGTGCCTTTGGCGATCGGCTGCGACGCCAGGGCCGTCGCCGGCGGGACATACGCCTCGACCGCGGCGGAGACCTCCTGTTCCTCAATGCGAAGGTTCTCCTGCGTCAGCGCCTCGCCGGCGGCGATATCCCGCACCGCCACCCAGCGGCGCACGGTAAAGATGCGTTTGAAGACGACCTCGATCTCCGCCAGGTCGCCCTGGGGGCCCGAGACCGCCACGCGCAGGTGGGCCAGACCGGCGGCGTAGGAATCGAGACGGGCCTGGTACTTCAGCGACTCGCTGCTGGGCAGCGTCAGGTCTTGAGGCCGCGTGCTGACCCGCCACGTCCACGTTCCCAGTTCGGGCAGTTGCGCCAGAAACGCCCGGGCCTGTTCGACCAGCGTGTCGGCCTTGATCACCTGCTCTTTTCGGCGGACGCTGACGCGGTCGGCGCCGGTGACAGTGACCTGCCCGGTCTGGAGATTGCTGCAGGCCACGCGCGAGCGGACGAGTGCCTGCTCGATCGTCAGAACTTCCTGGGCCAGCGGCGAGCGCCCCAGGGGCAGGGCGCGCAGGGCCTCGCGCAGCGTCGCGTTGTCGCATGAGACAACGCCCACGTCGCCCAGCGTCAGTTGGCGGCAGGCGACGCTGATCTCGCGCGGAAGATGTATGCGCACGTCGCGGGAAGGCTCTCCCGCCGCCAGCGCCACCAGGCATAGTGCCATGAAGTTCATGAGTGTCGTCCTAGCTGATCAGACCGTTGGCCGTACGGAGCATGTCGTCGCCGGCCTTGATGGCGCGGGAGTTGATCTCGTAAGCCCGCTGGGCCGTGATCAGGCTGACCAGTTCGGTCACCATCTGCACGTTGGAGCGTTCGAGGAATCCCTGCTGGATCGCCCCGACGCCGTCGCTGCCGGCAGTGCCCACGATCGCGCTGCCGCTGGCGGGCGTTTCGGACAGCAGGTTGCCCCCCTCATTGCTCAGCCCGGAGGGGTTGGCAAAACGCACCACCGAGATCGTCCCGACCACCGTGGCGGTGTTGCTCGAGCCGGTGAAGACCGATACCGTCCCGTCGCGCCCCACGCTGACCGAACGGGCGTTGTTGGGGATCGTGATGGCCGGCTCGAGGGTGTACCCGTTGGCGGTGACCAGTTGGCCGTCGGCGTTGGTTCGCAGAGCCCCGTCACGCGTGAAGCGCGTCTGCCCGCCGGCGGAGACCTGGAAGAACCCGTCGCCCTCGATGGCCAAGTCGAGGTTGCGCCCGGTGTTTTCCATCTCGCCCTGGGTGTAGACCTTGAGGCTGCTGTTGGGCCGCACGCCGCTGCCGATGTCCAGGCCGGTCGGGGCGGTCACGCCGCTGGCGGTCTCGCGCCCGGCCTCGGACAGACGAAGGTACATCAGGTCCTGGAAGTCCATCTGGCTTCGCTTGAACCCGACGGTGTTGATGTTGGCCAGGTTGTTGGCGATGGTGTCGACGATCATCTGCTGGGCGGACATGCCCGTGGCGGAGGTGGAGAACGCTCTTAACATCTCGAATTTCCTTTCTACAGAACGACGCGCGTCAGGCTGTCGAGGCGGTCGTCGACGGCCTTGATGGTCTTGACGTTGGCTTCGTACAGTCGGGCGATGCTGATGAGCCCGACCATTTCCTCGACGGGGTTCACGTTGGAGGCTTCCTGGAAGCCCTGCTGCACTTTGGGATCCTTCGCCGGCGCGACCTCGGCGTCTTTGGGCAGGGCGAAACACCCCCCGCCGACGGGTTTGAGCTGCGCCAGTTTGGCGATCTCGACGATCTTGAGCTGCCCGACGCTCTGCCCGCCGGCGCTGACAGCCCCGTCGGGCGAAACGGCCACGTCGCTGGCGGCGGCGTTGGGCGGCAGCGTAATGGGCCCGTTTCGCCCCGCCACGATGCGCCCCTGCGTATCGACCAGGTGGCGGGTGCTGTCGAGCGTGAAGGTGCCGTTGCGCGTGTAGAGCTCGCCGCCGGACGTCTCGATCACGAAGAAGCCCGAGCCGCCGATGCCCAGATCCGTCGGGCGCCCGGTGTAGGTCATCGCGCCGGGGCTGAAGTCCACCGCCACCTTCCCGACGACCTGGGCGGCCTGGCCCTCCATGCGCCCGGCCAGCACTTCCATGAACACGGGCTGGCCGCGCTTGAAGCCCACGGTGCCGGCGTTGGCCAGGTTGTGGGCGATGGTGCGGTAGCTCTCGGAGAGCCCGTCCAGGCATGAAGAGGTGGTGCCCACGGCGTCAGCCATTGGAATGCTCCTCCGTGATGGCTACGCCGGTCATCTCGTGCATCGCCAGGTTGGTCTGGCGAACCAGTTCGGACACTTCCTGCGGATTCAGGTCGGTCATCTCGACGATGATCTGAAACTTGCCGTTGTGCAGGTCGGTCACGCGGCGGACGATGCCCGGGGCCTGCATCCCGTATTCCTTGCGAAGCTGCATTGCCACGACCACGCGCTGACCCATCAAGGGATGAAGGGGGGATTCCATCACCACCCCCGGACCGGCGATCTCCGTCAGTTCGGCGTCGACCATCCGCATCTCGCCGGCGGCGGCGCCGTGGAACGACAGCGACCCTACTTTCGCCGGGCGCCGAAGCGGCACACGCATGAACCGACGGCGGTTGACGTAACGCACCTGGCTGGTGTGTCCCAGCACCAGTTTGCCGTCGCGCACGGCCGTGATCGGAGCGGTAAACTCCCACGCCGCCATGCCCTGGCAATACTGCAGCACGAGCGTTTCGCCGGGGCGGGCGGTCATCTGCGGATCGGGGCGGACAGCCATTTCCATCGGGTCGTTGATTTCGACGATGGCTTCGGCGCCCTCGACCTGTCCGCGATGGATGACGGACAGCCGGCTGCCGGCGGGGATGGCACGGCTGGAGGGAATCTTGCTGTTCTCGCTGCGGGGAGTGTTGTCGAAGCAGAGCTTGGTGCGCAGGGCCTGGATGATGTCGGCCAGTTGGCCGCGGGCCTGGTCGTTCATGCCCTGGCAGCGGGGCAGGAGCATCATGCTGGCGACGGCGTGATCGAACGCCTGGCTCATGGTGAAGACGGCTTCGGGATGGCGCAGGCCCGACAGTTGGGCCAGGGTCTCGATAAGCTGCTGCTCGGGCTCGCTCAGCCCGCTGCGGCGCGCGTTTTCGCGGATCCTGCGCCGGGTGTTCCACGCGCTGATATAGCCGCGGTAACCCAGCAGCGCCACCACGCACAACACCAGGCCCGTCAGGACGCAGAACGCCACCCACCAGGGGTCCACGCGGTGGTTGGCCGCGTACTCGTTCACGCCGGCCCAGCGTTCGTCGGGCGTCAGGCTCGTTGCGGCCGACAGCAGCGCGTGATGAATTGTGGCAGCCAGTGTGATCATCGTGTTCATTACCGCGTGAGGTTGGTCAGTTCCTGCAGCATTTCGTTGGCGGCCTTGATGGTCCGGGCGTTGGCCTGGAACCCGTTCTGGGCCTGGATCAGGTTGACGAACTCGGTCGCCACGTCGACGTTGGACTGTTCCATCGATCCGCCGCGGACTGCCCCCGCGCTGCCGGACATGGCCTTGGTCGCCACCGGTTCGCCGGAGTTGGCCGAGACCTCAAAGTAGTTGTTGCCCACCGACGCCAGACCCGCGGGGTTCTGGAACGTGGCGATCCTCAGAGCCGCAAGGTCGCGCCGGGCCCCGTTGGTGAACACGCCCACCAACACGCCCTCTCGCGTCACCGAAATGTTGCTCAACCAGCCGGCCGCATAACCGTCCTGCCCGCTGGGAGCAACCGTGCTGCTGCCGCCGAACTGGCTGAGCCCGTCGAACTCGCCGATGGTCCCCAGGTTGATGTCCAGCGTGCGAACGTTGCTGGGGTCGTTGGCGAAGGTGATCTTGAAGCTCGACGAATCCGCCGCGCTGACGCCGCCGAAGCTGCCGTCGGAAAGGAAGTTGATCCCGTTGATCCGACGATCCTGAAGGCTCACGTCGCCGCCCAGGCTGGTCACGACCAGGTCCCAGGTGTTGGATGTGTCGGTACGAACAAAGGCCGCCGACAGCACGTGGCTGATGCCCTGGCTGTCGTAGATTTCCATGTTGGTGTTGCGGATGGCGTTTCCACCGGCCGACAGGAGCGTGAAGTAGTTGGGCAACTCGAACGTGGCGCCGGTGCAACTAAGCGACAAGTCGGTCTTGCTGTATCCTGCCGAGACGTCGCTCATGCGGATTTCGCCGTTGGACATCGAGGCCAGCGACCATCGCGCGGTCGGGTCGCTTGGGTCGGCAAAGGCATTGGTCACCGCATTGAGCAGGTCGCCTATCGTGCTGCCGGCCCCGCCGGTGACCAGCCGGTTGAAAGCCGTGGGCAGCGTGAACTCGCCGTCGCCGTTGTAGGTGATGGTCATGGTCGTTTCGCTGGCCCCGGCGGCGTCGTCGGTCAGCAGGATCTTGCCGTCGACCAGCGTGGCGGTGGCGCCGCTGTAGGCGGCGTTGATCTCGGCCAGCAGCGTCGCCATCGTGTCGGCGGCGCCATAGGTGTACGTGCGGCTGATCGACGTGCCGTCGGCATCAGTGCCGGAGATGGTGAACGTCTCGCCGACGGTGAGCGTGTCGGCCTGGTCCAGGGCGGACAAGGCCGTTGCAGCCACGGCAGCGACACCGCCGGCGGTGTAACCCACCAGCGAGGAGAGCAGGTTGGTGGTGGCCCCGACGGTGGCGGTGAAGGTGCTGCTGACTGTCGAGCCGTCTCGCCGCGTTCCGTTGATCGAGATCGTATCGCCGGTCGAGAGCCCGCTGACCTGGTCGACTTCGGCCAGCAGGGTGTCCGCCGAAATCACCGCGCCGTCTTTGGTGTACTGGGTGCCGCTGGTGAGGATCGTGGTGGTAGGGTCCGACTCCTCGGCGGAGAGGTTTCCGGTGAACGTCAGCGACTCGGTCTGCTTGGCCGGAAGAGCCACGTCGTAAGGAATTCGGATATCGTTGCTGGAGGCGTTCTGGAATCCGTCGGCGACGCCTTCGCTGCCAATGCGCTGCACGCGGTTGCCCGTGCCCGGGTCAACGAGGTAGAACTGGGAATCGACCGCAAAACCGCCCACACGCGTGTAGACCAGGCGGGACCCGTCATTGAGGGCGAAATACCCCGCGCCCTCGATCGCCATGTCCAGCGGCTGACCGGTGCTGATCAGCGAACCCTGGTTCATGTTGCGGTCGATGCTGGCCACCTGCACGCCGCTGCCGACCTGCATGGGGTTCGTGCCGCCGGTGGTGGCCGAGGGCTGACCGGCTTCCTGAAGCGTCTGGCTGAGCAGTTCGGCGAACGTCACGCGGCTGGCCTTGAAGGCGCTGGTGTTGACGTTGGCCAGGTTGTTGCCCGCCACGTCCAGCATGCGCTGATGGGCCTGGAGTCCGGAAATTCCTGACAATAGCGAATTACTCATCGTTCACCTCGTGCGTTAGTCTGCAATAGCCTGGATCTGGTCCAGCGTGAGGGTTCTCTGACCGGCCTGCACCACCGCCTCGCCGGCGACAATCCCGGACCCCGTGACGCGAGCCCAGACCGCCGTGTCCGATCCTTCCGGCAGGTACGCCACGGCCTTGCCGATCAGGGCGGTGGCCTGCGAAAGCTGCTGCGACGCCAGCACCTTCGAGAAGGTGCTGTTCATCGTTTCCATCTGCTGCAGTTGCGAAAGCTGGGCGAGCTGGCTGGCCATCTGGTCGTTATTCATCGGCTCCAGCGGGTTCTGGTTCTGCAACTGCGCCACCAGCAGCTTCATGTAGTTAGCCTGGATCGTGCTGGCGTTCTGTATAGCGGTCGTGGCCATGGCGTTCCTATATCCAGAGATTGACTGATCCGTCGCCGGCATGGGCGACCGGAGCGGCGGCGGCATCGAGCTCTTGCGCCGGCTCGACCGCTCCCGAGGCGGATTCGGCGTCGGTCCAGCCGCCTTGCTGCGACGCCGATTGCTGCCAGGCGTTGTGCCCGCCGGTGAACTGCCATGACGGCGAGCCGCTGTCGGAATCGGTGCTCATGCGCAATTCGATCTGCCGCACATTGAGCCCCGTCGAGGCCAGGCGGTCGATCAGGCTGGGCGTCTCCTGGCGAAGATGCTCGAGCGTGGCGGGATTATTCACCTCCACCACTGCGCGAATCTCGCTGCCCCGCGCGTGAAGCGACAGGCGGATCGCCCCAAGCTCAGGCGGGTCCAGCGCCACCGTCACCCGCTGTGAAGAAAACCGCTGCTCCACGACCGCCGAGACGATCTGCTGCCCGACCCCCACTGTTGCAGCGCTGGCCAACGCCGTAACATTGGCGACCGGCGCCACAGGAACGGGCGACGCCTGCACCGCCGCGACGGCAGATGCATGTGCGCCCGGGCCTGGCTCGGCCGCTGATGCGAGTTTCAGAATGCTCGCGGCCGAATCTTTCGGTTTGTTAATTGCCCGCGGCTGGGCAACGACCTGCTGGGCCCGGGGCGTCAGTTCAGCACTTGCGGTCTGGACGGCGCCGGTGCGCGGGGCAGGTTTGGACCGCTGGACCGGTTCTTCGCCCTGGGCGTTCTGCACAGGCGCCTGCTGCTCAGGAAGCGCCTGTTCCGACATCGGGGCCTGGGTCTGCGGTGCTTCGACGGGTTGCATCGCGGCTGTCGCCTGGGTCGCGGTCTCCGCCGGCAACGCCGGCCTTGCCGCTTGCGGTGCAGCGTCCATCGATTCGCCCGCCGCCGCAACATCCACCCCCCGGCGCTGCAGATGCGCAACTTGCGGGTTTGCTGCACCGACGGCAATGGGAATCTCCGTCACGGACAGCGTGGTTTCCGCGGCCGATGGCTCCGTGTGTTCCACAGGAATCTCCGGCGGCGTTTGAACACCTGTCACGAGGGCGGCCGGGGTTGCTTCAGTTTGAGGCGAAGCCGCCGGAGCCTGCACGGGGGCAAGCGCCGCGGCGGGCACAGCGATGCGCTGTTGCGAAACCGCCGGCACAGCCTCCGGCGCCGCGGGCACTTCAGCAACAACCTGCATGCGGTTGAGCAACGTCTGGAACGGACTTTCTACCGGCGCCGGGACCATCGCTGCCGGTGCGGCAGCATCGTCGCTGTCCTTGGGCGCCGGCTTCGGGCTTGCAGTGATTTTGCTCTTGCGCGGGCGGCTGGCGTCGGAGGCGTCGCCGCAAGAGCCGTCAGTTGGCCCCGGCGCAGGCTGCTCGTCTGGCGGTTGGTCGCCCGCAAGCGCGTGCGGCTCATCGCCCCGCGACGACCGACGCTCCCCGCGCCCAGCGGCCGAGACCGGTTTCTGGGCCAGCGTCTGGCCGAGGTTGCTCATTAATAGATCAGCGATAGTCATTCCACCAGACCTCAAGCAATCGACGTGCCAAAGGAGAGATCTCTCGCTGAACCGGCTGGGGATTGGAAATCATGAAATCCGGCCAACGCGTTCTTCGCCAACGGCCGGACGATCTTGCCGCAACCCGGCAAAATCTTCCGGGTATGCGTGCAGACATCGCATCGCGTCAGATTCGTTGATCCGTGAACGCCTCCAACGCCGCCACGGCATTGGCGGTGGGCGTCTCGCTCTGCAGGCTCTTGGCGGCCGCAAGTATGTACCCGCCGCCACTACCCATTTCGCGACAGAGGCGGCGGACCTCGGCGGTCACCTGCTCAGGCGTGCCGAAGGGCATGGTGCTCTGGCTGCCCAGGCAGCCCCAGAAGGTCAGCTTGCCGCCCCAGCGTTTCTTGAGGGCGTAGGGGTTCATCCCCCGCGCTTCCGGCTGGCAGCTTTCCAGCACGTCCAGGCCGATTTCCACCAGGTCGTCCATGATGTCGACGATGCTGCCGCAGCAATGCGTGAAGACCTTCTTGCCGTGCGAGTGTACGCGGTCGTAGATGCGCGCCCAGCGCGGCTTCATGAATCGCCGCCAGCGGTCCGGGCCGATGATCACGCCGCGCTGGTCGCCCCAGTCGTCGCCGAAGAGGACGCCGTCCACCGGCAGTTGCGTGCAGGTGCGGTCGACAAAATCCAGGTACAGCAGTGTGATCCGTTCGAGCAGTTCCTCGTAGAAATCCTCCTCGGCGGCGCAGTCCATCAGGATGTTCTCGAACCCGCGCAGGCCCCAGCTCGTCTCCATGAGCCCCCACCAGATGCAGCCCAAACGGTAGAGGTCCTGGTTGGCCTGGCAGTCGGCCTTGATCGACGCCAGGTCGGCGTCCTTGACGTAGAACCGCTGCGGCGCAGGCCAATCGAAGCCTTCAAACGACGGCCGCGACATCGCGGGCTCTTCCAGGTGCATGGGCGTGCCCATCTTCCAGATGGACCCGAACAGGTCTCGGCTGAGGCCCTGTGCCGGATCGCCGATGGGGTCCTTGTGCATGTAGTCGACAGCGTAGGTATAGAGAAAGTAGTTCTTGAGCCGCTTGCGCCACTGGGGCGAGCCGAAATGCTCATCCATCCGCTGCGCGACCGGCTCATCGATCGACAGCAGATACGGCACCGGGCGCACTTCCTGATGGTCGATGGCGGCGGCAATGGCTTCTCTTGGCGTCATAGGAACAGGCTCCTGATCTGGAGCGGATCATACCGCTTCCTGCGGCACAAGCAAAGACCTCGCGATGCGGCACTTTCTGGGGTAAGGCGGTTCCACTCCAGCAACGGCGGGTTATAATGCTGGCGAAATCGTCGCCCATCGGGCGTCGCCTGTCTCAGATACAAGGAGCTATACATGCTGTCAGCCACATGTCCGTCCTGCGGAGCTGCTTTGAAAGTCCCCGACACC is drawn from Planctomycetaceae bacterium and contains these coding sequences:
- a CDS encoding flagellar hook-basal body complex protein, producing MSNSLLSGISGLQAHQRMLDVAGNNLANVNTSAFKASRVTFAELLSQTLQEAGQPSATTGGTNPMQVGSGVQVASIDRNMNQGSLISTGQPLDMAIEGAGYFALNDGSRLVYTRVGGFAVDSQFYLVDPGTGNRVQRIGSEGVADGFQNASSNDIRIPYDVALPAKQTESLTFTGNLSAEESDPTTTILTSGTQYTKDGAVISADTLLAEVDQVSGLSTGDTISINGTRRDGSTVSSTFTATVGATTNLLSSLVGYTAGGVAAVAATALSALDQADTLTVGETFTISGTDADGTSISRTYTYGAADTMATLLAEINAAYSGATATLVDGKILLTDDAAGASETTMTITYNGDGEFTLPTAFNRLVTGGAGSTIGDLLNAVTNAFADPSDPTARWSLASMSNGEIRMSDVSAGYSKTDLSLSCTGATFELPNYFTLLSAGGNAIRNTNMEIYDSQGISHVLSAAFVRTDTSNTWDLVVTSLGGDVSLQDRRINGINFLSDGSFGGVSAADSSSFKITFANDPSNVRTLDINLGTIGEFDGLSQFGGSSTVAPSGQDGYAAGWLSNISVTREGVLVGVFTNGARRDLAALRIATFQNPAGLASVGNNYFEVSANSGEPVATKAMSGSAGAVRGGSMEQSNVDVATEFVNLIQAQNGFQANARTIKAANEMLQELTNLTR
- a CDS encoding flagellar hook capping FlgD N-terminal domain-containing protein, which codes for MATTAIQNASTIQANYMKLLVAQLQNQNPLEPMNNDQMASQLAQLSQLQQMETMNSTFSKVLASQQLSQATALIGKAVAYLPEGSDTAVWARVTGSGIVAGEAVVQAGQRTLTLDQIQAIAD
- a CDS encoding flagellar hook-length control protein FliK gives rise to the protein MSNLGQTLAQKPVSAAGRGERRSSRGDEPHALAGDQPPDEQPAPGPTDGSCGDASDASRPRKSKITASPKPAPKDSDDAAAPAAMVPAPVESPFQTLLNRMQVVAEVPAAPEAVPAVSQQRIAVPAAALAPVQAPAASPQTEATPAALVTGVQTPPEIPVEHTEPSAAETTLSVTEIPIAVGAANPQVAHLQRRGVDVAAAGESMDAAPQAARPALPAETATQATAAMQPVEAPQTQAPMSEQALPEQQAPVQNAQGEEPVQRSKPAPRTGAVQTASAELTPRAQQVVAQPRAINKPKDSAASILKLASAAEPGPGAHASAVAAVQASPVPVAPVANVTALASAATVGVGQQIVSAVVEQRFSSQRVTVALDPPELGAIRLSLHARGSEIRAVVEVNNPATLEHLRQETPSLIDRLASTGLNVRQIELRMSTDSDSGSPSWQFTGGHNAWQQSASQQGGWTDAESASGAVEPAQELDAAAAPVAHAGDGSVNLWI
- a CDS encoding uroporphyrinogen decarboxylase family protein — protein: MTPREAIAAAIDHQEVRPVPYLLSIDEPVAQRMDEHFGSPQWRKRLKNYFLYTYAVDYMHKDPIGDPAQGLSRDLFGSIWKMGTPMHLEEPAMSRPSFEGFDWPAPQRFYVKDADLASIKADCQANQDLYRLGCIWWGLMETSWGLRGFENILMDCAAEEDFYEELLERITLLYLDFVDRTCTQLPVDGVLFGDDWGDQRGVIIGPDRWRRFMKPRWARIYDRVHSHGKKVFTHCCGSIVDIMDDLVEIGLDVLESCQPEARGMNPYALKKRWGGKLTFWGCLGSQSTMPFGTPEQVTAEVRRLCREMGSGGGYILAAAKSLQSETPTANAVAALEAFTDQRI